In Streptococcus dysgalactiae subsp. dysgalactiae, the following are encoded in one genomic region:
- a CDS encoding sugar transferase: MKVHITNLRGMAASSTAQVAQNKVAKIARDLGFYEIGVYFFDTKSDSTSELARRMDGMIASVSQGDVLIAQFPTWNSIEYDDALMTRLCFYGNKVIIFVHDIIPLMFPSNRYLLPKVIATLNRAALLILPSQAMYNLLVSEGLTVQNYLIQELWDYETEIPVQYPRYQNLIHFPGNPSRFPFVLDWNYGVKLHLYSNDIILENNHLRKFSWRPTEQLIMEMSQGGFGLIWHLDDDLEYMSIYCPYKLSIFIAAGIPVIVRRGIANQAELEEKGVIIVVDSLEEAAAIVTHMSSELYDSYCQNVRKLAKVTRNGWVTRQLLTNAVYSVINDKE, translated from the coding sequence ATGAAAGTTCATATAACCAATCTGCGAGGAATGGCAGCTTCTAGTACAGCGCAAGTAGCACAAAATAAAGTGGCAAAAATTGCGCGTGACCTAGGCTTTTATGAAATTGGTGTTTATTTTTTTGATACTAAATCAGATTCAACTTCTGAACTGGCTAGACGCATGGATGGTATGATTGCTAGTGTTAGTCAAGGAGACGTCTTAATTGCTCAATTTCCAACCTGGAACTCAATAGAATATGACGATGCCTTAATGACACGCTTATGTTTTTATGGCAACAAGGTAATCATCTTCGTCCATGATATTATCCCATTGATGTTTCCTTCTAACCGCTATTTATTGCCTAAAGTTATTGCCACTTTGAATCGAGCAGCTCTTCTAATACTACCCTCTCAAGCTATGTATAATCTTTTGGTATCGGAGGGTTTGACTGTCCAAAATTATTTAATTCAAGAGTTATGGGATTATGAAACGGAAATTCCTGTACAGTATCCTCGTTATCAGAATTTGATTCATTTTCCAGGGAATCCAAGTCGTTTTCCATTTGTTTTGGATTGGAATTATGGAGTAAAACTTCATCTTTACTCTAATGATATTATTCTTGAGAATAATCACTTAAGGAAATTTAGCTGGCGTCCAACAGAACAGTTAATTATGGAAATGTCCCAAGGTGGATTTGGGCTTATTTGGCACCTAGATGATGATTTAGAATACATGAGTATTTACTGTCCCTACAAATTATCCATTTTTATTGCAGCAGGGATTCCTGTTATTGTGAGACGAGGCATTGCTAATCAAGCTGAACTAGAGGAAAAAGGTGTGATTATAGTTGTAGATAGTTTAGAAGAAGCCGCAGCTATTGTTACTCATATGAGTTCAGAGCTTTACGATAGTTATTGTCAAAATGTTAGAAAGCTAGCTAAGGTTACTCGGAATGGCTGGGTAACAAGGCAGTTATTGACCAATGCGGTCTATTCTGTCATTAATGATAAGGAGTAA